A stretch of the Aegilops tauschii subsp. strangulata cultivar AL8/78 chromosome 4, Aet v6.0, whole genome shotgun sequence genome encodes the following:
- the LOC109759454 gene encoding MEIOTIC F-BOX protein MOF, giving the protein MPGSEDRLSALPDGVLQHVLGFVPPNDAVRTSVLAGRWRHAWRSIRRLRISPKDGWDRPQHLKDFLHALLPPGDHGPILEEAKLDFDGLVEEDDAHVQVWIRRILSGQAQVLNVSFIRLGNPPLVSRHLRKLELTDTALEANILDLASCPALEDLIMASCILSLCKISSQSVKRLSISGCDFLCDCRPRIAIPSLVWLLLDSFGGNVPLLGSMPSLKTALVRPAAYSSDCCKGGELGQCCGSCAECTGDDDHSGRCVLLGGLSAAVNLELVAHAGMVYLLGTHIFTFFRTKTLKASGFKLIKPTT; this is encoded by the coding sequence ATGCCGGGCAGCGAAGATCGGCTCAGCGCTCTGCCGGACGGCGTCCTCCAGCACGTCCTCGGCTTCGTGCCGCCGAATGACGCGGTCCGGACGAGCGTGCTCGCCGGCCGCTGGCGCCACGCCTGGAGATCCATCCGTCGCCTGCGCATCAGCCCCAAGGACGGGTGGGACAGGCCCCAACATCTGAAGGATTTCTTGCACGCCTTGCTGCCCCCCGGCGACCATGGTCCGATTCTGGAAGAGGCCAAGCTGGACTTCGACGGATTGGTGGAGGAAGACGACGCGCACGTCCAAGTTTGGATCCGACGGATTTTGTCGGGCCAAGCTCAGGTGCTCAACGTCTCCTTCATCAGACTGGGAAACCCTCCTCTGGTCTCCCGGCATTTGAGAAAACTGGAGCTCACTGATACGGCTTTAGAAGCAAACATTCTCGATCTCGCAAGCTGCCCGGCACTGGAGGATCTGATCATGGCGTCCTGTATATTATCCCTTTGCAAGATCTCGTCCCAGTCGGTGAAGCGTCTCAGCATCAGCGGCTGTGATTTCCTCTGTGATTGCCGGCCTAGGATAGCAATCCCCAGCCTCGTCTGGCTGCTGCTTGACTCTTTCGGCGGTAACGTTCCTTTGCTTGGAAGCATGCCTTCACTGAAAACAGCACTTGTGAGGCCTGCAGCATACTCGAGTGATTGCTGCAAAGGAGGTGAGCTGGGGCAGTGCTGTGGCAGCTGTGCAGAGTGTACCGGTGACGATGACCATAGCGGCCGCTGCGTGCTTCTTGGAGGTTTGTCGGCTGCTGTGAATTTGGAGCTGGTAGCTCACGCTGGAATGGTATACTTACTTGGGACTCACATCTTTACTTTTTTTAGAACGAAGACGCTAAAAgcgtccggctttaaattaataaagcccacAACATAG